One segment of Enterobacter ludwigii DNA contains the following:
- the secD gene encoding protein translocase subunit SecD gives MLNRYPLWKYIMLVAVILVGLLYALPNLYGEDPAVQITGARGVAASEQTLIQVQKSLQEEKITAKSVALEEGAILARFDTTDTQLRAREVLMGVLGDKYVVALNLAPATPRWLAALNAEPMKLGLDLRGGVHFLMEVDMDTALGKLQEQNIDSLRSDLREKGIAYTTVRKEDNYGMSITFRDSAARDQAVDYLTQRHRDLVITSQGSNQLRAVMTDARLKEAREYAVQQNINILRNRVNQLGVAEPLVQRQGADRIVVELPGIQDTARAKEILGATATLEFRLVNSNVDQSAAAAGRIPGDSEVKQTREGQPVVLYKRVILTGDHITDSTSSQDEYNQPQVNISLDSAGGNIMSNFTKDNIGKPMATLFVEYKDSGKKDANGRAVLVKEEEVINIANIQSRLGNSFRITGINNPNEARQLSLLLRAGALIAPIQIVEERTIGPTLGMQNIKQGLEACLAGLVVSILFMIFFYKKFGLIATSALVANLVLIIGIMSLLPGATLTMPGIAGIVLTLAVAVDANVLINERIKEELSNGRSVQQAIDEGYKGAFSSIFDANVTTLIKVLILYAVGTGAIKGFAITTGIGVATSMFTAIVGTRAIVNLLYGGKRVKKLSI, from the coding sequence GTGTTAAACCGTTATCCTTTGTGGAAGTACATCATGCTGGTCGCCGTGATTCTCGTCGGCCTGCTGTACGCGCTTCCCAACCTGTATGGTGAGGATCCGGCTGTTCAAATCACTGGCGCGCGCGGTGTCGCCGCCAGTGAGCAAACGCTGATCCAGGTCCAGAAATCGTTACAAGAAGAAAAAATTACCGCTAAGTCTGTGGCTCTGGAAGAGGGCGCAATTCTTGCTCGCTTCGACACCACCGACACGCAGCTCCGCGCTCGCGAAGTGCTGATGGGCGTGCTGGGTGATAAATACGTCGTGGCGCTTAACCTTGCTCCTGCAACCCCGCGTTGGCTGGCTGCGTTGAATGCAGAGCCAATGAAACTCGGTCTTGACCTGCGTGGCGGTGTTCACTTCCTGATGGAAGTGGATATGGATACCGCGCTCGGCAAACTGCAGGAACAAAACATCGACAGCCTGCGCAGCGATCTGCGCGAAAAAGGCATCGCTTACACTACCGTTCGTAAAGAAGATAACTACGGTATGAGCATCACGTTCCGCGACAGCGCGGCGCGCGATCAGGCTGTAGATTACCTGACTCAACGTCACCGTGACCTCGTGATCACCTCTCAGGGCAGCAACCAGCTGCGCGCGGTGATGACCGATGCTCGCCTGAAAGAAGCCCGTGAATACGCCGTTCAGCAGAACATCAATATTCTGCGTAACCGTGTAAACCAGCTGGGGGTTGCTGAGCCACTGGTACAGCGTCAGGGTGCTGACCGTATCGTGGTGGAACTCCCGGGTATTCAGGACACGGCACGTGCGAAAGAGATTCTGGGGGCAACTGCCACGCTGGAATTCCGTCTGGTTAACTCCAACGTCGATCAGTCCGCTGCCGCCGCTGGCCGTATTCCGGGTGATTCGGAAGTGAAACAGACCCGCGAAGGTCAGCCAGTTGTGCTGTACAAACGCGTGATCCTGACCGGTGACCACATCACCGACTCCACATCCAGCCAGGACGAATACAACCAGCCGCAGGTTAACATCTCGCTGGATAGCGCGGGTGGTAACATCATGTCTAACTTCACCAAGGACAACATCGGTAAACCGATGGCGACCCTGTTTGTGGAGTACAAAGACAGCGGTAAGAAAGATGCAAACGGCCGCGCGGTGCTGGTGAAAGAGGAAGAGGTGATTAACATCGCCAACATCCAGTCTCGTCTGGGTAACAGCTTCCGTATCACCGGTATCAACAACCCGAACGAAGCGCGTCAGCTTTCGCTGCTGCTGCGTGCCGGTGCGCTGATTGCACCGATTCAGATTGTTGAAGAACGTACCATTGGTCCAACGCTGGGGATGCAAAACATCAAGCAGGGTCTGGAAGCGTGTCTGGCCGGTCTGGTGGTCTCCATCCTCTTCATGATCTTCTTCTATAAGAAGTTTGGTCTGATTGCGACAAGCGCACTGGTTGCGAACCTGGTGCTGATTATCGGCATCATGTCTCTGCTGCCGGGGGCGACGCTGACCATGCCGGGGATTGCCGGTATCGTCTTAACCCTTGCGGTGGCGGTCGACGCCAACGTACTGATAAACGAACGTATCAAAGAAGAGTTAAGCAACGGTCGCTCTGTTCAGCAGGCGATTGACGAAGGCTACAAAGGGGCATTCAGCTCCATCTTCGATGCGAACGTAACAACACTGATTAAGGTTCTTATCCTGTATGCAGTGGGGACTGGCGCTATCAAAGGCTTTGCGATCACCACCGGTATCGGTGTTGCAACGTCAATGTTTACCGCTATTGTCGGCACCCGTGCCATCGTGAACCTGCTGTATGGCGGCAAGCGCGTCAAAAAGCTGTCTATCTGA
- the secF gene encoding protein translocase subunit SecF gives MAQEYTVEQLNHGRKVWDFMRWDYWAFGISGLLLILSLIVMGVKGFNWGLDFTGGTVIEISLEKPVDMDQMRQSLQKAGFEEPLLQNFGSSRDIMVRMPPVHDANGSQELGSKVVNVVNETTNQHATVKRIEFVGPSVGADLAQTGAMALLVALISILVYVGFRFEWRLAAGVVIALAHDVVITMGILSLFHIEIDLTIVASLMSVIGYSLNDSIVVSDRIRENFRKIRRGTPYEIFNVSLTQTLHRTLITSGTTLMVILMLFLFGGPVLEGFSLTMLIGVSIGTASSIYVASALALKLGMKREHLLQQKVEKEGADQPSILP, from the coding sequence GTGGCACAGGAATATACTGTTGAACAATTGAACCACGGCCGTAAAGTCTGGGACTTTATGCGCTGGGACTACTGGGCTTTCGGCATTTCAGGTTTACTGCTGATCCTCTCCCTTATCGTGATGGGCGTGAAAGGCTTTAACTGGGGTCTTGATTTCACCGGTGGTACGGTAATTGAGATCTCCCTGGAAAAACCGGTCGATATGGACCAGATGCGCCAGTCTTTGCAGAAAGCGGGCTTTGAAGAGCCGTTGCTGCAGAACTTCGGCAGCAGCCGTGACATCATGGTGCGTATGCCGCCGGTGCACGATGCGAACGGCAGCCAGGAGCTGGGCAGCAAGGTTGTTAACGTGGTTAACGAAACAACCAACCAGCATGCGACGGTTAAGCGTATCGAGTTCGTCGGGCCAAGCGTAGGTGCTGACCTGGCGCAAACCGGTGCGATGGCGCTGCTGGTGGCTCTGATCTCCATTCTGGTGTATGTCGGTTTCCGCTTTGAGTGGCGACTGGCGGCGGGTGTGGTTATCGCCCTGGCGCACGACGTGGTGATCACCATGGGCATACTGTCTCTGTTCCACATTGAGATTGACCTGACAATCGTGGCATCCCTGATGTCCGTTATCGGTTACTCACTGAACGACAGTATCGTGGTATCTGACCGTATTCGTGAAAACTTCCGTAAGATCCGTCGCGGTACGCCGTACGAAATCTTTAACGTGTCGTTGACCCAGACGCTGCACCGTACGTTGATCACATCCGGAACCACCTTGATGGTGATCCTGATGCTGTTCCTCTTCGGTGGCCCGGTACTGGAAGGCTTCTCGCTGACCATGCTGATCGGTGTCTCTATCGGTACGGCTTCGTCTATCTACGTCGCCTCCGCACTGGCACTGAAACTTGGCATGAAGCGCGAGCACCTGCTCCAGCAGAAAGTCGAGAAAGAAGGGGCGGATCAGCCGTCTATTCTGCCGTAA
- a CDS encoding VOC family protein has product MKSVINWFEIPVADMDRAIKFYEPVMQVQLRREKMDVAELAVFPHDDPATGGALAKFEGITPSVQGAIIYLHTDNLAATLDRIASAGGECVFGPLELPRGIGTIALFTDSEGNRVGLHQPA; this is encoded by the coding sequence ATGAAGAGTGTAATTAACTGGTTTGAAATTCCGGTCGCCGATATGGATCGCGCTATCAAATTTTATGAGCCCGTGATGCAGGTACAGCTGAGACGAGAGAAGATGGATGTGGCTGAGTTAGCCGTTTTCCCGCATGACGATCCGGCCACCGGCGGCGCGCTGGCAAAATTTGAGGGCATTACACCGTCCGTACAGGGCGCTATTATTTACCTGCATACTGACAACCTGGCGGCAACGCTCGATCGCATCGCGTCTGCGGGTGGCGAGTGCGTGTTTGGCCCGCTGGAATTGCCGCGTGGCATTGGCACCATAGCCTTGTTTACCGACAGCGAAGGTAATCGCGTCGGCCTCCATCAACCTGCCTGA
- a CDS encoding helix-turn-helix transcriptional regulator, which yields MTRRADRLFQIVQILRGRRLTTAAHLADRLSVSERTVYRDIRDLSLSGVPVEGEAGSGYRLMSGFDLPPLMLTNKESEALMVAIRLLKTWGGDSLSRELESAQEKVLAILPEESRRKAEQTRIYAPDIALQPHSRSDFDVIHQAISAQCVLALHYRDEAGHLTWRDIQPLGLFFWGEHWLLAAWCERRDDYRCFRLDRCLNITLTQRRFSESAERSLADFLRKVKQ from the coding sequence ATGACCCGACGCGCTGACCGTTTGTTTCAGATTGTGCAGATCCTGAGAGGCAGGCGTCTGACAACGGCAGCGCATCTGGCGGACAGGTTGAGCGTATCGGAACGGACCGTATACCGTGATATCCGCGACCTGTCGCTTTCCGGCGTGCCGGTGGAAGGGGAGGCGGGAAGCGGCTATCGGCTGATGTCCGGTTTTGACTTACCTCCGCTGATGCTGACGAACAAAGAATCTGAAGCGCTGATGGTCGCCATCCGTCTGCTGAAAACCTGGGGCGGCGACTCGCTCTCGCGTGAGCTTGAGTCGGCGCAGGAGAAGGTGCTGGCGATCCTGCCCGAGGAGAGCCGACGTAAGGCGGAGCAGACGCGGATATATGCGCCGGATATTGCGCTTCAGCCGCATTCGCGCAGCGACTTTGATGTTATTCATCAGGCTATTTCTGCCCAGTGCGTACTGGCGCTGCATTATCGTGATGAAGCCGGGCATCTGACATGGCGCGACATTCAGCCGCTGGGGCTGTTCTTCTGGGGAGAGCATTGGCTGCTGGCCGCGTGGTGTGAACGGCGAGATGACTACCGCTGCTTCCGGCTCGACAGGTGTCTGAATATTACGCTCACGCAGAGGCGTTTTAGCGAAAGCGCGGAGCGATCGCTGGCGGATTTTCTGCGTAAGGTGAAGCAATAA